In Kiritimatiellia bacterium, a single genomic region encodes these proteins:
- a CDS encoding 6-phosphogluconolactonase — MFDIVFRRFESLSALDTAVAALLRHHFEREYPCHHAVMLAGGKTPFGAYRIVAGSKCVVSRGLRVFVSDERLVPITSPESNCGNMRFMFEALGLAESQIIGVSPDLQPELAAERYDRALRAFFNGGGIIPLGLLGLGADGHTASLFSREDLARGRGRYAIASAGPGGVRRVSVSVDMLARIQQVIFVAAGQDKEAIAGKLRNCPAKVTAGLAAAGIKMKQLWFAA, encoded by the coding sequence ATGTTTGATATTGTTTTCCGCCGTTTTGAGAGTCTTTCCGCTCTGGATACCGCGGTGGCCGCACTGCTCCGGCATCATTTTGAGCGTGAATATCCCTGCCATCATGCCGTTATGCTTGCCGGCGGCAAAACCCCTTTCGGCGCGTATCGCATTGTGGCCGGTTCAAAATGCGTTGTTTCCCGCGGCCTGCGGGTTTTCGTCAGCGATGAGCGCCTGGTGCCGATAACATCGCCGGAAAGCAATTGCGGAAATATGCGTTTCATGTTTGAGGCTTTGGGCCTTGCGGAGAGCCAGATTATCGGCGTCAGCCCGGATTTGCAGCCGGAATTGGCGGCCGAGCGATACGACCGGGCTCTGCGCGCTTTTTTTAACGGCGGCGGGATCATTCCGCTCGGCCTGCTCGGCCTGGGCGCCGACGGGCATACCGCCTCGCTTTTTTCCCGGGAAGACCTGGCGCGCGGCCGCGGGCGCTACGCCATTGCGTCTGCCGGGCCCGGGGGAGTTAGGCGCGTGAGTGTCAGCGTTGACATGCTTGCCAGGATTCAACAAGTGATTTTTGTCGCGGCCGGCCAGGATAAGGAGGCGATAGCTGGCAAATTGCGCAATTGTCCCGCCAAGGTAACGGCTGGGCTGGCGGCGGCCGGGATTAAAATGAAACAATTGTGGTTTGCGGCGTAA
- a CDS encoding methylenetetrahydrofolate reductase yields the protein MKFFKSSDLIEILTPKQDAPDFETDLRTFGERYKKIMDHNGVASITDNPLGNLHFAAPEVLSYLSLEIDPELCLIHLNTFHAKKDLDALLTQAKEMGVRYLLCVSGDGSQRLARLAPSDLGVNVETVTSVELLAYIEKAYGGHFICGAAFNHYEPVEHEMLKMKRKIAAGAKFIITQPVIGRNELVLSLSQFGVPVFAEAWMTKRIDLLQQCLGSEVTGLPVVYDPLANLQVLRESYPDYGIYYSLLGFKRDWNGIIIKREAQ from the coding sequence ATGAAATTTTTCAAGTCGTCCGATTTGATTGAAATACTGACCCCGAAACAGGATGCGCCGGATTTTGAAACCGACTTGCGCACTTTTGGCGAACGCTATAAAAAAATCATGGATCACAACGGCGTGGCTTCCATCACCGACAACCCGCTGGGCAACCTTCACTTTGCCGCGCCGGAAGTGCTTTCCTATCTTTCCCTGGAAATTGACCCGGAACTATGCCTCATCCATCTCAACACTTTTCACGCCAAAAAAGATTTGGACGCTCTGCTGACCCAGGCGAAAGAGATGGGGGTCCGTTACCTGCTTTGCGTCAGCGGCGACGGCAGCCAGCGCCTGGCCCGGCTGGCTCCGTCCGACCTCGGCGTAAACGTTGAGACGGTTACTTCCGTGGAACTGCTCGCTTACATTGAAAAGGCCTACGGCGGCCATTTCATCTGCGGCGCAGCCTTCAACCATTACGAGCCGGTTGAACATGAAATGCTGAAAATGAAGCGCAAGATTGCCGCCGGCGCAAAATTTATCATTACCCAGCCGGTGATCGGGCGCAACGAACTGGTCTTGAGCCTTTCGCAATTCGGCGTGCCGGTCTTTGCCGAGGCCTGGATGACCAAAAGAATTGACCTGCTCCAGCAGTGCCTCGGCTCAGAAGTTACCGGATTGCCGGTGGTATACGACCCCCTTGCCAATCTGCAGGTTTTGCGGGAAAGTTATCCGGATTACGGAATTTACTATTCATTGCTCGGCTTTAAACGCGACTGGAACGGCATTATCATAAAACGGGAGGCCCAATGA